In a genomic window of Trichoderma atroviride chromosome 4, complete sequence:
- a CDS encoding uncharacterized protein (BUSCO:EOG092D00VT): MPNTSLRRPAKGYKRGGKTAYHGPKTRTFAASSRAEGTSADEKWERTRLAQSIDDKMGFARYESGKRKEGWLVNVQPTSIEDERIPGGRAALDCYFIELDGSTFKATVEYDPYFIIAVKKGRESEVEEWVKRVPGGGVVKSVRRMEKEDLSMPNHLMGYRRTFIELKFANVGDLMSAKRDIMPIAEKNRKNMNAMDAYAEVATMSGDFDLFDNDLRDDERNTSNSISEASDFIVDIREYDVPYHVRVMIDLDIRAGKWYFVEAKHGVTKIIPNEDRSLPADPVVMAYDIETSKLPLKFPDAATDQIMMISYMIDGQGFLITNREIISEDIGDFDYTPKPEYPGPFMIFNEPDEKAVIERFFLHIKEARPTVIATYNGDFFDWPFVETRASINGIDMYHEIGWKRDSEDQFKCNYSVHMDCFHWVNRDSYLPQGSRGLKAVTVAKLGYDPDELDPELMTPYAQERPQTLAEYSVSDAVATYYLYMKYVHPFIFSLCTILPLGGDDVLRKGTGTLCEMLLMVQAYQKEIVLPNKHVTPKEAFWDGHLLDSETYVGGHVESIEAGVFRSDIPVNFAVDPGAVDELLRDLDNALNFVITVEEHKSLDDVTNYDEVKQQIKSKLEALKETPNRNERPLIYHLDVASMYPNIMTTNRLQPDSMISESDCAACDFNRPGKTCDRRLPWAWRGEYIPAKRDEYNMIRHALENEKFPGKTPYAPPRAFQDLSTDEQATLVRKRLQLYSQKVYHKIHDSTTIVREAIICQRENPFYINTVRDFRDRRYDYKGKAKVWKGKTDALKSSGAPGNEIDDAKKMIILYDSLQLAHKVILNSFYGYVMRKGSRWYSMEMAGVTCLTGATIIQLARQLVERLGRPLELDTDGIWCMLPATFPENFSFKLKNGKKLNISYPCVMLNHLVHDKFTNHQYQTLVDDKTHKYETHSDNSIFFEVDGPYRAMILPTSKEEDKNLKKRYAVFNDDGSLAELKGFEVKRRGELKLIKIFQQQIFKFFLEGEDLSQCYTAVAKVANQWLDVLDNKGSTLADQELMELISENRSMSKTLEEYGSQKSTSITTARRLADFLGEQMVKDKGLNCKFIICSRPRNAPVTERAVPVAIFSADEAVKRTYLKKWLKEEPADTDPRALLDWDYYSERLGSVIQKLITIPAALQKVRNPVPRVPHPDWLQRRINIKDDKMKQKKLTDLFSSKEPLADITNINRAEDMEDFGAKLLKPKQLGELIASSQPPAVSQKRKSPEPAENPNPMAALPDNMPDPSDDYVGFLEYQKKKWKLQKQARLRRRQLFGERRSNANSNIQQTFMKQAHFTFMNTWQLLHLKATDTPGVVTAHVLIDAKIHTLKINVPRQVFLNLKKEELPDVEIAGCEVEQVNYTLPNGHQSKHLFKLTVPEDVYFNEAEKFSLLFNHPSVEGVYEKQVPLNIRAVLRLGNLCTIDEQQEAVLGKGLEQGFDLMGLKRPTKPKTYLESSPLAYIYISHITAGDRQIFGLFSTTSDQAYVVILQKGRDSGSDLPNITRMYSELLARRAEEAAGTNWQDCFGYQEKVTFKITQVTTRRKAHLEIADVVRKLRKDESRPQMMVIQSSQHNLLVHDVPILGEFPVLPLKYDATDSSLPPLGWQAVVARRLVGHYLGLGSWILHLTALARYGDVPLCNLERDDPRFLIDIAYARRLQANGVVLWWSPDPRPDHAGYEKDDITGSLDTVKMPSINNPGTFSSVCIDLDIRNLTINTILTSSLINELEGAESISFNPTADGSEILASENGFANAGVLVLREMVKAWWAEACKGSTMADVLVQHLVRWVENPDSFMYDRALHYYVQMMSRKAFQQLMSDFRRVGSQVIFASANRLILQTTKAEVGNAYAYSQYIIKSIKSKSLFHFIDLEIKEYWDYLVWYDEFNYGGRATQVVAESEEQDLETIMHWQMATFLPVRLQPIFQDWVIEFIQLMHKLKRPETNDPNSTPRLTQLPNRKQDPDGETQIILGKAFEKPMKKVIAGLINQQKRELMHPELAEDYSFPSLPGSHLPLRNPILELVKSIMQVLSLDKNITLEARLLRKELLALFEIREFSKDGTFANPSESLKLLQVSCDSCTMTRDLDLCRDEDLFSSSGENGGQSWQCGFCNTEYDRVSIEERLLAMVEGWTTEWACQDLKCERCGALRVNDFMEHCTCSGGWKEVLSRDEIVRKLAVMRRVAKYYGLRMLGNVVDGLSEAL; the protein is encoded by the exons ATGCCGAACACATCTCTGCGCCGCCCAGCAAAGGGCTACAAAAGAGGGGGCAAAACTGCATACCATGGCCCAAAAACCCGAACTTTTGCTGCGTCTTCGAGGGCCGAGGGTACCTCTGCAGACGAAAAGTGGGAGCGTACTCGTTTGGCCCAGAGCATTGACGACAAGATGGGATTTGCCCGTTATGAAAgtgggaagagaaaagaagggtgGCTAGTCAACGTTCAGCCCACTTCTATCGAGGACGAGAGGATACCAGGTGGCCGAGCAGCGTTGGACTGCTACTTCATAGAACTTGACGGGAGCACATTCAAAGCTACCGTCGAGTATGATCCTTACTTCATAATCGCGGTCAAAAAAGGCCGGGAGTCTGAAGTTGAGGAATGGGTGAAGAGAGTGCCTGGTGGTGGAGTTGTCAAGTCCGTCAGGAGAATGGAAAAGGAAGATCTCAGCATGCCGAATCACTTGATGGGCTACCGACGGACATTCATCGAACTCAAATTTGCCAACGTCGGCGACCTGATGTCCGCAAAAAGAGATATCATGCCGATTGCAGagaagaatagaaaaaaTATGAATGCCATGGATGCATATGCCGAGGTTGCGAC GATGAGCGGCGACTTCGATCTTTTTGATAATGATTTACGAGATGACGAGCGAAACACCAGTAATTCTATTTCTGAGGCGAGCGATTTCATCGTTGACATTCGCGAATACGATGTTCCATACCATGTTAGAGTAATGATAGACTTAG ATATTAGAGCTGGAAAGTGGTATTTTGTCGAAGCAAAGCATGGCGTCACAAAGATTATACCAAACGAGGACAGATCCCTGCCAGCCGATCCAGTTGTCATGGCATACGATATCGAGACATCGAAACTTCCCCTGAAATTCCCCGACGCCGCTACCGATCAGATTATGATGATATCATACATGATTGATGGCCAAGGATTCCTGATCACGAATAGAGAAATCATTTCCGAGGACATTGGCGATTTTGATTACACGCCAAAGCCCGAGTACCCTGGCCCCTTTATGATTTTTAATGAGCCGGATGAAAAAGCCGTTATCGAAAGATTCTTTCTTCATATCAAAGAGGCGCGCCCTACCGTAATTGCGACTTACAACGGTGACTTCTTCGATTGGCCCTTTGTCGAGACGAGAGCGAGCATAAATGGCATCGACATGTACCACGAGATTGGCTGGAAAAGAGACAGCGAAGACCAGTTCAAGTGTAACTATAGTGTTCATATGGACTGCTTCCATTGGGTCAACCGAGATTCTTACTTGCCCCAAGGATCTCGAGGTTTAAAAGCCGTTACAGTCGCCAAGCTTGGATATGACCCCGATGAACTCGACCCAGAACTGATGACGCCATATGCGCAGGAGCGACCGCAGACGTTGGCAGAGTACTCAGTTTCCGATGCTGTTGCCACCTATTATCTGTACATGAAGTACGTACAtcctttcatcttctccctctGCACAATTTTGCCATTGGGAGGCGACGACGTCCTGAGGAAAGGTACCGGTACACTCTGTGAGATGCTTTTGATGGTGCAAGCATACCAAAAAGAGATTGTACTACCGAATAAGCACGTAACTCCGAAGGAAGCTTTCTGGGATGGTCACCTTCTCGACTCTGAGACGTATGTCGGTGGCCACGTCGAGAGTATCGAAGCTGGTGTCTTCCGATCCGATATCCCCGTCAATTTTGCCGTTGACCCCGGCGCAGTTGATGAGCTCCTGCGAGATTTGGACAATGCGCTGAATTTCGTCATAACCGTTGAGGAGCACAAGTCTCTGGACGATGTCACCAACTACGATGAAGTCAAGCAGCAGATTAAGAGCAAGCTTGAGGCATTGAAAGAGACGCCCAACCGAAACGAAAGGCCGCTCATTTATCACTTGGACGTCGCATCTATGTATCCAAACATTATGACAACAAATCGGTTACAACCAGACTCCATGATTTCCGAATCAGATTGCGCGGCTTGTGATTTCAATCGGCCAGGCAAAACATGCGATCGACGATTACCTTGGGCCTGGAGAGGGGAGTACATTCCTGCCAAAAGAGACGAGTATAATATGATTCGGCATGCCCTTGAGAATGAAAAGTTTCCTGGGAAAACACCTTATGCTCCACCGAGGGCATTTCAAGACTTGTCGACAGATGAGCAAGCAACTTTGGTGAGGAAGCGTCTTCAACTCTACTCTCAGAAGGTATACCACAAGATTCACGACTCTACTACCATTGTTCGCGAAGCAATTATTTGCCAGCGTGAGAATCCTTTCTACATCAATACCGTCCGTGATTTTCGTGATCGTCGTTACGATTACAAAGGCAAAGCCAAAGTGTGGAAGGGAAAAACGGATGCGCTAAAGTCATCTGGAGCACCCGGCAATGAGATTGACGATGCGAAGAAAATGATCATTCTGTACGATTCTCTACAGCTTGCGCACAAAGTTATTCTGAACTCTTTCTACGGATACGTCATGAGGAAAGGTTCTCGATGGTACTCTATGGAAATGGCGGGTGTTACATGCTTAACAGGAGCCACGATTATTCAGCTTGCTCGTCAGCTTGTTGAACGCCTTGGAAGGCCCCTCGAGCTGGATACTGATGGTATCTGGTGCATGCTTCCAGCTACTTTTCCAGAAAATTTCTCGTTCAAGCTGAAGAACGGCAAAAAGCTGAACATATCATATCCCTGCGTCATGCTTAACCATCTTGTGCATGACAAATTCACCAACCACCAATATCAGACTTTGGTGGATGACAAAACTCATAAATACGAGACTCATAGCGACAATTCCATCTTTTTCGAAGTTGATGGTCCCTATAGGGCCATGATTCTGCCCACTTCAAAAGAGGAGGATAAGAATTTGAAGAAGCGATACGCCGTGTTCAATGACGACGGCAGCCTGGCAGAATTGAAAGGATTTGAAGTCAAACGTCGTGGTGAGCTAAAGCTCATTAAGATTTTCCAACAACAGATTttcaaattttttttggaaGGAGAGGATTTGTCGCAATGTTACACCGCTGTTGCCAAGGTTGCAAACCAATGGCTAGATGTGTTGGATAACAAAGGCTCTACTCTTGCCGACCAAGAGCTGATGGAGCTGATTTCTGAGAACCGAAGCATGTCCAAGACTTTGGAAGAATACGGAAGTCAGAAGTCGACCAGTATCACGACCGCACGACGTCTTGCCGACTTTCTAGGTGAGCAGATGGTAAAAGACAAAGGTCTGAATTGTAAATTCATTATCTGTTCTCGGCCACGAAATGCTCCTGTTACAGAACGAGCCGTTCCTGtagccatcttctccgcGGATGAAGCTGTGAAGCGAACATATCTAAAGAAGTGGCTCAAGGAGGAGCCTGCAGATACCGATCCTCGAGCCCTTCTAGATTGGGATTATTACTCGGAGCGTCTTGGATCTGTGATCCAAAAGCTCATCACCATTCCTGCCGCTTTGCAGAAAGTCCGCAATCCCGTACCCAGAGTCCCTCATCCTGATTGGCTTCAACGAAGAATAAATATCAAGGAtgacaagatgaagcaaaagaaactTACAGACCTATTCAGCAGCAAAGAACCGTTAGCAGATATCACAAACATTAATCGAGCAGAAGACATGGAGGACTTTGGTGCCAAGTTGCTTAAACCAAAGCAACTCGGTGAACTTATTGCGTCGTCACAACCACCGGCCGTTTCTCAGAAACGAAAGTCTCCCGAGCCAGCAGAGAATCCCAATCCAATGGCCGCTTTGCCAGACAATATGCCTGATCCATCAGACGATTACGTTGGATTCTTGGAGtatcagaagaagaaatggaaacTGCAGAAACAAGCACGTCTTCGGAGGAGGCAGCTGTTTGGCGAGAGACGAAGCAACGCAAACAGCAACATTCAGCAAACATTCATGAAACAGGCGCACTTTACTTTCATGAACACATGGCAGCTGCTTCACCTCAAAGCCACTGATACCCCTGGCGTTGTAACAGCGCATGTGTTGATTGATGCAAAGATCCACACACTGAAGATCAATGTTCCTCGACAGGTCTTCCTCAACCttaagaaagaagagctaCCAGATGTCGAGATTGCCGGGTGTGAGGTTGAGCAAGTCAACTACACGCTTCCAAATGGCCATCAATCCAAGCATCTCTTTAAACTCACTGTACCAGAAGACGTATATTTCAACGAGGCGGAGAAATTTTCACTCTTGTTCAATCATCCTAGTGTCGAGGGTGTGTATGAAAAGCAGGTGCCCTTGAATATTCGCGCAGTCCTTCGACTGGGTAATCTTTGCACTATTgacgagcagcaggaggCAGTTCTTGGCAAGGGTCTTGAACAGGGATTCGATCTGATGGGTCTGAAACGACCTACCAAGCCAAAGACATATCTGGAGTCGTCTCCGTTGGCTTATATCTATATATCGCACATTACTGCGGGAGATCGCCAGATTTTCGGCTTGTTCTCCACTACAAGCGACCAAGCTTACGTCGTGATACTACAGAAGGGAAGAGACTCTGGTTCAGATCTCCCCAATATCACGAGAATGTACTCGGAACTGCTTGCAAGGCgagcggaagaagctgcaggtaCGAATTGGCAGGATTGTTTTGGTTATCAAGAGAAGGTTACTTTCAAGATCACTCAAGTGACAACACGGCGCAAGGCTCATTTAGAGATAGCCGATGTTGTGAGGAAACTGCGCAAAGACGAATCACGACCACAAATGATGGTGATTCAATCGTCTCAACATAACCTCCTCGTCCATGACGTCCCCATTCTGGGCGAGTTTCCCGTATTGCCCCTCAAATATGACGCCACTGATAGTTCATTGCCACCTTTGGGCTGGCAAGCGGTTGTTGCGCGACGTCTGGTTGGACATTACCTGGGGCTGGGATCCTGGATCTTGCATCTCACAGCTCTGGCGCGCTACGGCGATGTTCCGCTGTGTAATCTCGAGCGTGATGACCCTCGGTTCTTGATCGACATTGCTTATGCTCGACGGCTACAAGCGAACGGGGTGGTGTTATGGTGGTCGCCAGACCCTCGGCCAGATCATGCTGGTTATGAAAAGGATGATATTACCGGCTCACTTGACACAGTCAAGATGCCTAGTATTAATAACCCTGGAACGTTTTCGTCCGTCTGCATTGACTTAGATATCCGCAATCTTACCATCAATACGATTTTGACATCGTCTTTGATCAACGAACTCGAAGGCGCCGAATCAATATCCTTCAATCCTACAGCTGATGGGTCTGAGATTCTTGCTTCAGAGAATGGATTTGCGAACGCCGGAGTATTAGTTCTTCGTGAGATGGTCAAGGCATGGTGGGCGGAGGCTTGCAAAGGCAGTACTATGGCCGACGTGCTCGTTCAACACCTTGTCCGATGGGTTGAGAATCCAGATTCGTTCATGTACGATCGAGCACTGCATTACTACGTGCAAATGATGTCGCGAAAAGCGTTCCAGCAACTCATGTCAGACTTCAGGCGCGTCGGCTCGCAGGTCATCTTTGCAAGCGCCAACCGACTGATTCTCCAGACGACCAAAGCCGAGGTTGGCAATGCGTATGCCTACAGCCAGTACATCATCAAGTCAATCAAGAGCAAGTCTTTATTCCATTTCATTGACTTGGAGATCAAGGAGTACTGGGACTACTTGGTGTGGTACGATGAGTTCAACTACGGCGGTCGGGCTACTCAAGTGGTTGCAGAATCTGAAGAGCAGGATTTGGAGACTATCATGCACTGGCAGATGGCAACATTCCTGCCTGTTCGTCTACAGCCCATTTTCCAGGACTGGGTGATTGAATTCATTCAGCTCATGCATAAGCTAAAGCGACCAGAAACTAATGATCCTAACTCTACTCCACGACTCACTCAGCTGCCAAATCGGAAGCAGGATCCCGATGGCGAAACTCAGATTATTCTTGGCAAGGCTTTTGAAAAGCCAATGAAGAAGGTCATTGCTGGCCTCATCAATCAGCAAAAGCGCGAACTCATGCATCCAGAACTGGCAGAAGACTACAGCTTCCCCTCCCTGCCTGGCTCACACCTCCCCTTGCGCAACCCaatccttgagcttgtcaagtCAATAATGCAGGTGCTGTCTCTTGATAAGAATATTACACTAGAAGCGAGACTGTTGCGCAAGGAGCTGCTCGCACTCTTTGAAATCCGAGAATTTTCCAAAGATGGTACGTTTGCAAACCCTTCAGAGAGTTTGAAACTGCTACAGGTGTCTTGTGACAGCTGTACCATGACGCGTGACCTGGATCTCTGCCGCGACGAAGATTTGTTTAGCTCTTCCGGAGAGAATGGCGGGCAGAGCTGGCAGTGTGGCTTCTGCAACACCGAGTACGATAGGGTGAGCATTGAGGAGCGACTACTCGCCATGGTGGAGGGGTGGACTACGGAGTGGGCTTGTCAGGATCTCAAGTGTGAGCGATGCGGTGCGTTGAGGGTAAATGACTTTATGGAGCATTGCACTTGCAGTGGTGGATGGAAGGAGGTGTTGTCGCGGGATGAGATTGTGCGGAAGCTAGCTGTTATGAGGCGAGTAGCAAAGTATTACGGCTTGAGGATGCTTGGAAATGTGGTGGATGGATTGTCTGAGGCGttgtaa
- a CDS encoding uncharacterized protein (EggNog:ENOG41) — translation MPSVDRSRSRSLEELSLLAPREALQAAPFCLPARLLDRFPAPILIPAISLNLLSNSLPAAPFLNPSFGPQDTLERRLKTMTEFVNATPKRKRESDVSTSPLKFSFDLSATGPPEDGSNSPHSSTVVHRFRGLALGSGSRVVEAADEMDMESDESTRKRHRSDEGAHTIAEMQPGLIPQPELALQPETELKPEMETGEVVEMALHPSLQLDVPDPSTEGLLQEVFPSINQLPESQSRKKRAGTPPLRFKKGHPHEGLSDADDEAEIVDPLRASLTWHEDEITIYDPDDKDDDGTGINGIGFKPTPALAHARVMKRRQQMAEYRKREENEARNKRSQRRRGEVGTPARRDHKSLPSRKVRFTDGESRNLTMTA, via the coding sequence ATGCCGTCTGTCGACCGATCACGATCAAGGTCGCTGGAAGAGTTATCCCTGCTTGCGCCTCGAGAAGCCCTTCAGGCTGCGCCTTTCTGTTTGCCGGCGAGGCTGCTTGACCGCTTTCCGGCCCCCATTCTGATACCCGCTATTTCTCTCAACCTCCTCTCCAATTCTCTCCCCGCAGCGCCTTTTCTCAATCCCAGCTTTGGGCCTCAAGATACCCTAGAGAGAAGGCTGAAAACCATGACTGAATTTGTAAACGCCACACCAAAGCGGAAGAGAGAGTCAGATGTATCTACTTCGCCGCTGAAATTCTCGTTCGATCTCTCCGCAACCGGCCCGCCGGAAGATGGAAGCAACAGCCCACACTCCTCAACCGTCGTACATAGGTTTCGCGGTCTCGCTCTCGGAAGCGGGAGCAGAGTTGTCGAAGCtgctgatgagatggacatggAATCCGATGAATCTACTAGGAAACGCCATAGATCAGACGAAGGTGCCCATACTATTGCAGAGATGCAGCCCGGCCTAATCCCACAGCCAGAACTAGCATTACAGCCAGAGACAGAGCTGAAGCCAGAGATGGAAACGGGTGAAGTGGTCGAAATGGCTCTTCACCCTTCGTTGCAGCTAGACGTTCCCGATCCATCAACTGAAGGCCTGCTCCAGGAGGTCTTTCCATCCATCAACCAGCTACCCGAATCCCAGTctagaaagaagagagccggCACCCCGCCCCTACGCTTCAAAAAGGGACATCCTCATGAGGGACTGTCCGACGCcgatgatgaagcagaaaTTGTAGATCCTCTGCGGGCTTCATTAACATGGCATGAGGACGAAATCACTATTTACGACCCGGATGACAAGGATGACGACGGCACTGGCATTAATGGTATTGGATTCAAACCCACTCCAGCGCTCGCTCACGCACGGGTTATGAAGAGGCGGCAACAGATGGCAGAGTACAGGAAACGAGAAGAGAACGAGGCAAGGAACAAGAGGAGTCAGAGACGTCGAGGGGAGGTTGGTACACCCGCCAGGCGGGATCACAAGTCACTTCCCTCGAGGAAAGTCAGATTTACAGATGGGGAGAGCAGAAACCTTACTATGACGGCATGA
- a CDS encoding 40S ribosomal protein uS10 (BUSCO:EOG092D4K5O): protein MSYQKNDKDVQEPAKSHKIRITLSSRKVQVLEKVCTEIIDRAKNKDLRAKGPVRLPTKRLTVTPRKTPCGEGSKTWDRFEMRIHKRLIDLHAPTEVVKQIIVNIDAGVEVEVTIAA from the exons ATGTCTTACCAGAAGAACGACAAGGATGTCCAGGAGCCGGCT AAGAGCCACAAGATCCGCATCACCCTGTCTTCCCGCAAGGTCCAGGTCCTCGAGAAGGTTTGCACCGAGATCATCGACCGTGCTAAGAACAAGGACCTCCGCGCCAAGGGCCCCGTCCGTCTGCCTACCAAGCGTCTGACCGTCACTCCTCGCAAGACCCCTTGCGGTGAGGGTTCCAAGACCTGGGACCGCTTCGAGATGCGCATCCACAAGCGTCTCATTGA CCTCCACGCCCCCACCGAGGTCGTCAAGCAGATCATTGTCAACATCGACGCTGGTGTCGAGGTTGAGGTCACCATTGCCGCTTAA